The Microvirga lotononidis nucleotide sequence CTCCGCTTCCAAGGCTTCGAGAGTGCGCGGAGCTTTCGCCTTGAGCGGCTCTTTCATCTTGGCCCAGGCGGGCTCAATCGGGTTGAACTCCGGCGAGTAGCGCGGCAGGTACAACAGTCCAATCCCAGCCCGATCGAGCAGGTCCCGCACTTCTGTGGCGTGATGCGGGCGCAGGTTGTCCATCACCAGAATGGCGTCCGGCTTCACCTGCCGGAGCTTGGGCACCAGCACCTGCTCGAGATAGGCCAGCAGCACGGCGGTCGAGGTCGACGCCTCGATGCTCATCGTGGCCATCAGGCCCTCACAGGCGACCAGAACACGCTCACGCAGATCAGGAGAATAGGGCTGGGGCATGGCTCGCCTCCCGGGCCATATCCCAGTCAACGCGCAGCCCACCCGAATGGATTCAAGCCCAATTCAAAAGCGCTTTAATAACCCGACAGAGAACCCTCAAATGACATTCACCTCCTCTGCGGGCGTTCCCCGCGGACAGATGGAGCTCGCCTTTGATCCGGCTCCCGTCCCGGTGGCCGAGCACAGTTCCGACGTTCAGCCCGATCTCTCAAGCTACGATGCGATCGTGGTGGCAACATCCGGAGGCAAGGACTCGCTTGGGTGCCTGTTGGAGTGCATCGAGAAAGGTGCACCGATGGAGCGCATTGAGCTTTGGCACCACGATGTTGATGACCGCGAGGGGTCAACCCTGTTCGACTGGCCAGTGACACGTTCTTACGTCTCAGCCCTCGCCGAAGCCTTTGGGCTCCCTCTGTACTTCTCGTGGAAGCAGGGCGGCCTCGAACGTGAAATGCTTCGGAACAATGCCCGAACTGCACCAATATCTTTCCAGACACCTGAAGGTGAGATAAGAAGTGTAGGCGGTGTTTCTGGTAAACTTGGCACACGCTTGCAGTTCCCCCAGGTTACCGCAGATTTGACAACTCGATTTTGCAGCCTACGCAAAAATAGACGTATCGAGCGCAGCTATCTGCAATCAAGGTCGATTTTTAGGCAAGAAAACGCTTTTCGTTACTGGCGAGCGAGCCCAGGAGAGCGCCGCGCGAGCGCGCTACAAGACTTTCGAGCCGCATCGCACCAATCGTCGGGATGGTACCCGCCGCAACCGATACGTCGAT carries:
- a CDS encoding transposase, whose protein sequence is MPQPYSPDLRERVLVACEGLMATMSIEASTSTAVLLAYLEQVLVPKLRQVKPDAILVMDNLRPHHATEVRDLLDRAGIGLLYLPRYSPEFNPIEPAWAKMKEPLKAKAPRTLEALEAELKPALDTITANDARGWIRHAGYALH